The following coding sequences lie in one Bordetella genomosp. 9 genomic window:
- the siaD gene encoding biofilm regulation diguanylate cyclase SiaD, with product MNKKRYQDLELRIQILLDDPAYAGHPLHGALADLWQHTNEQLERIERISYLSDAFQMMARQRELGLVARYDRELRRLAKLVRISDGYQELMRDMNAALRESSIRDPLTNLLNRRALMERMKELALTAESDRPAFVVAMLDVDHFKRINDRYGHDAGDRALTRLADVMRAAVRDTDDLARWGGEEFLALLPNVSLQEGEAVIDRIVAGVRGNAIEVDGEQLLLTVSVGIAQHRPGENVSTTLSRADRALYLAKQAGRDRVALERRSAT from the coding sequence ATGAACAAAAAGCGCTACCAGGACCTGGAGCTACGCATCCAGATACTGCTCGATGACCCGGCCTACGCCGGTCATCCGCTGCACGGGGCGCTCGCCGACCTGTGGCAGCACACCAACGAGCAGTTGGAACGCATCGAACGCATCTCCTATCTGTCCGACGCCTTCCAGATGATGGCCCGCCAGCGGGAGCTCGGTCTGGTCGCACGCTACGACCGCGAGCTGCGGCGCCTGGCCAAGCTTGTGCGCATTTCGGATGGCTACCAGGAATTGATGCGCGATATGAACGCGGCGCTGCGCGAATCCTCCATACGCGATCCGCTGACCAATCTGCTGAACCGGCGCGCCTTGATGGAGCGCATGAAGGAACTGGCGCTGACCGCCGAGTCCGACCGGCCCGCCTTTGTGGTCGCGATGCTGGACGTGGACCATTTCAAGCGCATCAACGACCGCTACGGTCATGACGCCGGCGACCGCGCGCTGACGCGGCTGGCCGACGTGATGCGCGCCGCCGTGCGCGACACCGACGATCTGGCCCGCTGGGGCGGCGAGGAGTTCCTGGCGCTGCTGCCCAACGTCAGCCTGCAGGAAGGCGAAGCCGTGATCGACCGCATCGTGGCCGGCGTGCGCGGCAACGCCATCGAGGTCGATGGCGAACAACTGCTCCTGACGGTGAGCGTTGGCATCGCACAGCATCGTCCGGGCGAAAACGTCTCCACCACCCTCAGCCGCGCCGACCGCGCGCTCTATCTGGCCAAGCAGGCCGGCCGCGACCGCGTCGCCCTGGAACGCCGGTCCGCCACGTAG
- the siaC gene encoding biofilm regulation phosphoprotein SiaC: protein MKDLNIPGSQSTPSILSDSASGRLHLSGDSYPENSFELYGPVIQWVDEYLAADRRPLTLTLELQYLNTSSVKAVMDIFDLLEAAHADGREVCVNWYYDSRNERVGELAEEFKEDCTFPFNVIGR, encoded by the coding sequence ATGAAAGATCTCAATATCCCGGGCTCGCAATCGACGCCGTCCATCCTGAGTGACAGCGCGAGCGGACGGCTGCACCTGAGCGGCGACTCCTATCCGGAAAACTCGTTCGAACTGTACGGGCCGGTCATCCAATGGGTGGACGAATACCTGGCCGCCGACCGCCGTCCCCTGACCCTGACGCTGGAGCTGCAGTACCTGAATACCAGCAGCGTCAAGGCGGTGATGGACATCTTCGACCTGCTCGAGGCGGCGCATGCCGACGGCCGCGAGGTTTGCGTGAACTGGTATTACGACAGCCGCAACGAGCGGGTCGGCGAACTGGCAGAGGAATTCAAGGAAGACTGCACGTTTCCCTTCAACGTGATCGGCCGCTGA
- the siaB gene encoding biofilm regulation protein kinase SiaB translates to MNASDLYALRERFNQDRTLLCFNGPISRSLIEEIGNALKNYLETEQARPAEAMDVFSAYIEMTQNIRQYAVQQGYGDADAAATVVIARNAEGRYTVTAGNRVEIADGERLVERVRELAAMDKTALKAVYKTQLRQPRDPGASTGAGLGLIDLARRASAGIEASLSPHGDGRGFFSLSVVI, encoded by the coding sequence ATGAACGCATCGGATCTCTACGCGCTGCGAGAGCGATTCAATCAGGACCGCACGCTGCTTTGCTTCAACGGGCCGATCTCGCGCAGCCTGATCGAAGAAATCGGCAACGCCCTGAAGAATTACCTGGAAACGGAACAGGCGCGCCCGGCCGAAGCCATGGACGTCTTCTCGGCGTATATCGAGATGACGCAGAACATCCGCCAGTACGCCGTCCAGCAGGGCTATGGCGATGCGGACGCCGCGGCGACGGTGGTCATCGCGCGCAATGCCGAGGGCCGCTATACCGTCACCGCGGGCAATCGCGTGGAGATTGCCGACGGCGAGCGTCTGGTCGAACGCGTGCGCGAACTGGCGGCCATGGACAAAACGGCGCTGAAGGCGGTCTACAAGACGCAGTTGCGACAGCCCCGCGACCCAGGCGCATCCACCGGGGCGGGGCTGGGCCTGATCGACCTGGCGCGCCGCGCCAGCGCCGGCATCGAGGCGTCGCTGAGCCCGCACGGCGACGGACGGGGCTTTTTCAGCCTGAGCGTCGTCATCTGA